The following coding sequences are from one Burkholderia stabilis window:
- the yddG gene encoding aromatic amino acid DMT transporter YddG, with amino-acid sequence MKRKNKATLVGLGAVLLWASVVALVRGVSESLGATGGAAMIYTVASVLLLFSIGFPDLSKFPKNYLIWGGLLFVAYELCMSLSIGYASNGRQAIEVAMVNYLWPSFTLVAAIVFNKQRASLLVVPGVLLSMLGICWVLGGDQGLDPAGMLRNVADNPLSYGLAFFGALIWAAYCTVTARIADGKNGVTPFFMLVAAALWIKFAIEGGGAMTFSLQAVVYIVLAASALGFGYAAWNTGIMHGNVTIIVGASYFTPVLAAALAATLLHAPLSIAFWQGASMVCGGSILCWLATRSRRIEKATPVRAGKEARENCHG; translated from the coding sequence ATGAAGCGCAAGAACAAGGCAACGCTCGTCGGGCTCGGCGCGGTGTTGTTGTGGGCCTCGGTGGTGGCGCTCGTCCGTGGGGTCAGCGAAAGCCTCGGCGCGACCGGCGGCGCGGCGATGATCTACACGGTGGCCTCCGTCCTCCTGCTGTTTTCGATCGGCTTCCCCGATCTGAGCAAGTTCCCGAAAAACTATCTGATCTGGGGCGGGCTGTTGTTCGTCGCGTACGAGCTGTGCATGTCGCTGTCGATCGGCTATGCGAGCAACGGCCGCCAGGCGATCGAAGTCGCGATGGTCAACTATCTGTGGCCGAGCTTCACGCTGGTCGCCGCCATCGTGTTCAACAAGCAGCGCGCGAGCCTGCTGGTCGTGCCGGGCGTCCTGCTGTCGATGCTCGGAATCTGCTGGGTGCTCGGCGGCGACCAGGGCCTCGATCCGGCCGGCATGCTGCGCAACGTCGCGGACAATCCGCTGAGCTACGGCCTCGCCTTCTTCGGCGCGCTGATCTGGGCCGCCTATTGCACGGTGACCGCACGTATCGCCGACGGCAAGAATGGCGTCACGCCGTTCTTCATGCTGGTCGCCGCGGCGCTCTGGATCAAGTTCGCGATCGAAGGCGGCGGCGCAATGACGTTCAGCCTTCAGGCAGTCGTGTATATCGTGCTGGCGGCATCGGCGCTGGGGTTCGGTTATGCGGCGTGGAACACCGGCATCATGCACGGCAACGTGACGATCATCGTCGGCGCCTCGTATTTCACGCCGGTGCTCGCGGCCGCGCTCGCCGCGACGCTGCTGCATGCGCCGCTGTCGATCGCGTTCTGGCAAGGCGCGTCGATGGTTTGCGGCGGATCGATCCTGTGCTGGCTTGCGACGCGCAGCCGGCGTATCGAAAAGGCCACGCCCGTTCGCGCCGGGAAGGAAGCACGGGAGAATTGCCACGGGTAA